AACGACCTtcaggaacacctggtcttaatcTCTTGGTATGTTATTCAGGAGTCTCCATggcaatatgtatatatgtctattaTCGTTTTTGCCCTTTGTTTAATCGATTATAGTTTGAGTTCTGTTGTCGATAACGCATACTTTTTTCAACGAGCATTGttgtttttgatttgtttttttttgtttttttttatttttttgtttttttttcacattcaaTAGATAAATTTAGTATACCGAGATTTATGTCTGCAACTGTTAAATATTTTGAGTTGATTTTGTGTGTTTGAACACTTTTAAATGTATCAATTTAGTTTTGGCGTTGTTAAGATATCGAGGTTACTGCCCCATATTGAAGGTTTTAAATTGGTGATGCAATTATATGTAGCCTCTACTAACTGTGGTCAGATATGCATATTCTACTAATACACATACAGTGAACATCGCGTATAATATATCACTATCCGACACTATTGCGCATCCATTGGTGCACAACTTACGAAGTACGAAAATGGCAACTTAGTGGAATAAAGTGATTAAAAGATCATGTGTACTGTATATTGACGATAAAACCTGTATGTATCCTCTTGGTAAAATACTTGagcaaaacaaaatttaaatatcgTGTCGTGCGAGCTATCTTGATCGCTTCAATTCCTTCTTTGATGTGTATACCTTCTGgatatttaaaacaatagtCTAATCAGATCTGCTAATGACGTGTCACTTTGGGGGTTGCTTACAATGTGCTACCAGACCTTTCGTCGATGAGTAATATTTCTGATATCTACAGACACACActgtgaataaaaaaaaatcagttcaTTTGATAATCGtcattacagaatttaacaTGGCTTAACTCCAAACATTTTAAagctgttttgtttttaatctggTTTTGAATGACAAAACTAAAATATTGTACCCCTTTGACAGATCTGCTATATAATTCAAATGTTAAACGTAATTTAAACTTGTCATACACATTGTTCCTACAGCAAAACTACAACTATTACGATGTGGCATGTCTAATAATCCTTCattttgtgtattatattatcattattattattcctTAAAATACCATCCCAACGTGTATCAGTGTGTTGTAATGATAGAGAATTCGGCCAAAGAATATTAGAAAGAGTATGGGTAGTCAAATCGGACAATGCCAGCAATATCATGATAAAACAAGATCGGAATCCGCATGGAGTATACTGAGGGAATCTTTCCAGATGAAtaacaaacataaaaacaaaaacaaaaacaaaaacaaaaaaataaataaatacaataaaaaacaaaaccaaatctATGATTTCAGTATTTGCGCTTGTGCACtaattaaagggacatcacggtaaaaacgttgttattttcattgaatgtacgtgttctgttcctttccagttatatTTCTGTGTTTTCCCAATATTCACAGTCGAttcctatgtccagcttgaccactcgaaTTAGTTGGGGGGAAACCCCTCTCAATATAGCGCGGAAactatttttaaatcatcaagTGACTGTATTGACATCGAGGcatttacatttgtaaacacaaacacacgatgaCTGAAAGAAGTGAGAGCGGCAGTAGCGATACAGTACGTAAAACCTATTTTAAGCGTCAGATTATGATATCATTGATGTAGAAGTTATTTTATGAATCCGAAATAGTTAAAGATTATGAAAAAACGTGACGTTTAACTGACAAAATcgtaaaaaatgtaaatattcgaAGCCTAGCCACAAACGGGCCCTAAGAAGGGGTAAATGTAATCGTTCATGTAAAAGTACGTACTGTGTATCCAAAATCCGCGATATTCTCTAATTGTTCCTTACTTTCTCAAAAGTTATGCAAAACCTCCGAATAGAACTAGTGAAACTGTTAAAGCCCCTGACACGTTATGCTTTGGTCAACACTTGATTCAGTTTATTGCGTTGTGTTTTTGCTGTCATTTTCCAACAGGTGCATTTTCATCGTAACGTGcaatttttattataaatggAAAAGTGAGGATGCCACTTTTATAATAATCTGGTAAGTGTATCAATCACAACAGCACCAGATCTAGAGTATATGTTTTAGAATATAATTGGTAACAGTTGACTGGTTTCGCCTTCCATGGGTTCTTTAGGACCATAGACCCAACCAATAAAAGCACTGTTCACTATTTTACTCTAATTGGTGTATAATCATGTGtaaacatttttcatttattgtttCAAAATCATAAAACATTCACAACAAACGGCATGTTATACAAGGCTACATAAAGCCAAATGAAGGCCTGTAAGGGATAGTATACTCACTGGATAAACGAACCATCCTCCTCCATAGCTTTCCTTTCATAGCGGCCCAGTGTATCCCTGCTGTCATCTGACATAGCCTCAACTCCAGAAACATCTGATGATTGAACTCTGGGAAAATCAAgtcacacatatatacatatatactgaagTGAGCTGTACGTTGTGAAATGATAAGCCACAAATAACTCTAGAGATCTCAATTCCAGTGTTGCTAATTTTAACTAAAGTATGCTAAATTTCTTATCAAAATACACGGTATAACTTATATTTCCttcaacaaaacaacataactATGATAGTGATAATACCAACAAGAATGCCAGAAATTAATTCACAACACACATAATAACAACTCTGTTGTACATTGaattttcaataataattttgGGTTTTCTGTTACTCTGTACGTAGCATGTCAAAACTCCATAGACATTGTTTAGGTATTCATTATGTATTATCTATGGTCAACGTAATGACTAAATTTGAAACTTACTCTATATCAGAGACATCTGATATAACATGCTCATCTTTCTTCAGTAATAACTGATGTGAAGTGGCAGGTGTTGAGGTAGAAGGCCCCTGGACAGGAGTGGATATATGCATGCTTCCACCATGTAATTCTCTTGTGGAAGATGCATACCTAAACGACCAAACAAAatgatgtacatatacattgtagatatttCTTGTGCATGGAGACAAATAATAACTAAATTGAGCATATGGAATAATGCACTAACTCATGATCAATATCTTCATCTAGACTATTTAGTATACACTATATAGTTAGTTTATAACACATTGAAATGACTACCTGGAAGTGGTTTTGAATACATGGGTAATTGGTGAATAATTCAGACCTgcttataaaataaaatacaagcGCCTGTGCCGATATGTAACTCCATACGGCATGTATTTCGTAACGAACTGGTGATAACAACGTCACTTAAGTTATATTTGTCAGTTCAAAATCAGTTGGCTATATACAGGGACAAGTTACAATAATTATGCAAGCATAAAATGTGCGTTATATTCATGTTCATGTATAAGAAGTATTGTGTATTATGTGAATACGTTTTAGGTTCCGCAAATTACCCCTGCGGGGGCCCCTTTCAAAATCAAACTAACCAGCGTGATCTTGATCGCTTAAACGTCGAAATATTCCATCTgagttagttggataacgatattatatatattggtttGAACGCGTTCTGCATATATTCCGGTGCCAATATTTATGTGTAGATTctatatagtgacagtagcgaaGAACTAATACAGACAATAATAGGCCTAACAAGTTTGTTACGGCAGTTACTTACCAGCAGTCTAGCAGAATACAGGCAACGTCTGTATTACTGCAGTcgttgttttcatgtttgaattGTTCCCATCTgctgtactgcttccccagtgtGATTCTAGGGTTATCTTTAACCCATTTGGACATTCTTCTCTTTGTTGCCGAAGCCGTAACAATTGCGCGCATGCGTTATATGGAGTTGGTGTGTGACGCAAAATTTACATATTCAGACCATTGATCAACGAATTGGGATTacctttttttaattaataattaatgtttttatgtacagATATCATCAACAGCGAATGGTCATTGTTCATAaggttatattttttaaatatatatgcaataatatgcaaaaatacaaaataaaaactggtttaccgtgatgtcctgCGACAaattttgtgttgtttgatgCGCTAACCCGATTTATTTAGAACCACGACATACGTATACACCGTCTGATTGTTTGGATGTATATTTAGTCTTTTGTATTTCAAATCGAAAtcatatgtgtgtgtgtagaCAGTACATTTAACTTCCTGGACGCCTGGGATAAgataacagtagacaggttagTGTAGTAACATTTATAACATTAATCTCCTGTTTGTTAGCACATCGCCTGTCATTGGTAACTAATGAATACGATATTACTTATTATCAAATGCATTACTTAGgattaaattacatgtactgctttgtttattatatagttATCAAAACTTTTCAATTGAATTAATATATTCAAAACATAGCTATGCGAAAATGTATTTGGTGTTGCTGTTTGAAAGGTAAACGTGGTGTGATTATCGTCTGATGCTAGAATCACAGATCGATTAGCACTTCTGTTCTTGacacaaatattttgtttaaaacctATACATAGAAACGAATGTTGTGCCAACACTATAAATATAGTCTACGTGATAGGCTTATTACgtgtacatatttatgtaaactTCCGGTGGGTTTTAGATAATCacaaaatgtatgttaaatACTCTCgatgaaattaaaaacttcCAACTGTGTATTTCAGACACTTAAAACAATGATGATTTATAGTTTCTTGTAAATACaattaatttattgaaatattgagGTATTTTGTTATAGTAGTAATGGATATAGCATTGAAGAAATAACTATTTATAGCATAATATGTGTATTTTGATGCATCCAAATTAAATGTCTTTCAAAACAATAATGGATATTGTAGCTAAGTAGATCAACGTGTATATACACAGCGCTTGTCTTACTGTATTTACTGTTTCATGCAGAGCggtttgaataaaaataattcattccTAAGCGAACGTGAAATGAAACAGAATGGCCAACACACGGTCAGCTCCCCTTAGATTACTAACGACTTAATACCAAGCGGAGAAAAAACTCGTGTCGCTGTGTGGTGGAATACAGGAGTTGATTACGTCTTAAACTAAATTTACACAGCAACATCAATTATAACATGATAAACCTGTACCTGTTTGGTGGCAAATACAAACAGGGGGTTCTGGTATAGTGCGAGTCGATACGAACGTAGAAGGTACAAATCAAGATGAtacgttaaacaataaaaccAGTAACAGGTTTCGTTTACCTCGAAAGGAAAtgtattatgaatattcaagaCGTTAAGAGACAGGACACGCAATTGTGACAAATTCTCTTGGACTCTTGCATTCTTTTATGGTTATTTGCATTACTATTTTATTATTACAGTCAGCCGCAAGGAGAACATCATGTCGGACGAAGGACAAAACATGCAATTTCCGAACCTGTCAATTAGGGAAGGGTGCTGGAAATGTGATGGGGTTTTAACAGATCTTACACGACTGCCAAACGGCCTTCTCGTCTGTGAGCGTTGTCATGATGAGCTGATTGGTTATAAGAGTCGCAAAAATGAGGTAAAATATCCATAAGAATAACTTTATACGTCTACTGCCTTCAGACTGAATCCTAATACGGTTTTACCTATACAAAACACAACTACACGTACCACATCGCTGTGACAAGAGGTAACTTCAACGAAagtttagtttttatttataaGAAAACAGTGCACATCAGTCAAAAATGGGTTGTTGTTATACTGAGTGGGTGCCTTGAAATTGAATCCTTACAggatgtatatatgtctgtataacGGATGTGCGTAGGGGTAAGTGCTTTGGTATGTGCAAATGAGTTGTACATGGATTATACGTAAATTAATAGGGATTATATTTATTGAGGATGCTGCAAAAGTTATATCACAATCAATTATAATTTAATGCGTGTACCTTGTGATTTTTCAGGTATAATTAATAACtagaacatttcttttaaataacgccaaattgtatatacaagtgtaatagatacatacatgtgtatgttattGTATAGATTGCAAAAATTGGCAAATTACATCATAAACTATATCATCAAGTTcgttatatgtaaattacaaatgtaaagGGAACATTTGGAGCATAAATGTTAACTGGAAGGTTAGTAAAGTATCAAAAATCTAAAACAGCcattgaaaaaatgaaaaaaaacctaCTTGGATTAACTTAGGATATCCTTTTTTAACATTCATATATATTGACGCTTCCAGTTTTCGAAAATCCACGTTGTATGAAATCTAGATTAACATTCCTGGCTTTTACACGTTGCCATGgcaaatacataataataacatTTGATTATCTTCAGtcattatttattgatatctGTCAGAGAGTCCCTAAGATAAAAACATCTTGAGcatttctatttcatttatatatatgctATTGTTATTTCTGTTAAGATTAATTAATGCTCTCTCTTTCCTCTTCCTACTAAAGGACTCGAAGTCGGCAGACGTCGCTTCCGATGATGGTACTTCTATCCGAATTGAGCATATGAACATCAATcgcatgtacatcaatatttcagATACTGAGAGCAAACAGGAAGGAGACACTTGGGCGCGTTAGAGATGTGGACATACACAACAAGGAAGTAGCTGGTCGTATCGCGGATGGTAAGCAGAAGTGTGtctttctctctctctgttCCGCAGTTACTTTATTCAGATGTCCTAGTAGGTGATGCATTATGCACCGTAAGACCGAGAATGTTCAGTTCGATAAAGAGGACGTATGTTTATTGATTCCAGAGGTCGAACACAAAATGTGTCTAAAAATTGTCCTTTTTAAAAACTACGAGTAACATTTATCGACTAAAGGATGTGCTCAATGCTTTGAAAAAGTTTAACTGATTACGGTCATGTTTACTTCGACAAACTAGTCGTAGTGTTTTCTAAATGACGATAAATCGAGCCTTTTCGAAAGTGATGCTATTTTCATTGTGTTTCATAGTAAAAAGAATGAAAGCCAAAATAAAACGTCGCTTTCTGTTTGTGAATTATTTACTTTTCGtttgaaaaacaataaatatcaaaGACTGAGGCCATTGATGACACACGTACATTATAGTAGATATGGGACTATATGAGCAAAGTAAGTAATAAGGCATttcgttcatttatttgttttgatatcacTCAATCAACCAATTTGATGTTTCGAAACGTACCACTTTATATCATTTTACTGCTATCTGCTACAAAGGACATCTGGTATGCAATACTGATTTTAGTTGAAGGTATTGTAAAATGTGTCCTTGACGTACGCCTTCCCGTCCCTGAGATGCAgttcaaattaatattttaaacactGATTCTTCTCTCCAAAGGTTGTCTTCTGAAATGTCGATCTTAATTTATCGTCCAGAAGATAAGTTTTGCACTGAGTGACCTTCTGTAAAGAAGGTGGGTTAATGTTGAACTTGCATTTGAAAACCGCAAAAATAAcctaaaatcaaacaaaacgtATTATTCTATGTGCTCTCCGTTACTCCTACGGGTTTATTTATGATGACTCGGTTGTTTCCTACCTAAGGTCTCTTTTCCTAGTTTTCACTAGTAATTACTTGCATGTACCTGCGTAGTCAAGTGAACGGCACGAGGGACAACATTAACGTCGGTAAAATTGCTCAGTGCCGAAACACGAATGAAATTGGTCGTAATTAGTTAAATCAATTAGTTGTAGTTGATTTCCAAAAGCATTTCGTGGGGATCGAGTAGAATGTTTTCTGTTATTCGTAAtagttggtatatattcaaaacTGGTAAAACCTCCGTCAACATAGTGACTGCCGATCACAGTCGCGATCACGAATATACACTGAAAAAGTGAAAGTTAAAATATGCGCAACCTGTCCCTTTTCCTTACTTTACATTCATACATGATATTGTTCGATACTGATTTTTTTATATCGCATCAATTTAAACATATCTAAACTAACAAAATCACTTAAAAACACTAAATTTACATGTATCCTTCGTGTTAACCAATCAGTACAGACAGCGCGGGACCTGTacacaatgtgacgtcatcggaatgtacATGTTTcaacaatgtacaacattttatagtttatataaatacatgaatGAGCAAAATAATGCGGCGAAATTCAACCTCATGCGACACCCTAACACTTGACTCATTGAAAAAAGGATTATTTAATCATACGTGTATCAACATCCAACTCTAGAATTAAGACGGTCAACACAATGTCTTCAGCGACTTAAAGGTCTTGCTTTATCTTGCATTAAGATTATAATCACAGTGATTATTGTATCACGTGTGGATCAACTACCATCTGTAGGATCGACAGGTCGCTAAGTGTCAAGTCCCCATGCCTTTACAATAACATTCATCTTCAATATGGGTTCGAGACACGGGCTTTAAGTGGTATAAGACATTCCGTGATAAATAAACTTAGTTACTAAGGCGCGGTTATATACACTTTACGCTGGATTAAGAAAATGCGTTGAAACCGAATTTATACTTTagtttttatgtattttcaaatcttatttttgatataaatattattgtGTCTTTTTTAATGTCTTTGTTGCCACAATATTAAGTCATGATTTATAGCACAGCTACTAAACTGTCAAAAAAGTTATccggtgtatatatatatatattttttattacaataGTATGgctaaaataataaatttccTATTTTCATTACTTGCAGTTATCAAAAAGAACAATGGAGAAGAGAATTTGCCCGACACATTCCGACCGGATCCCGACAGTAGCAACCTCAGGAGGCCAGTGACAGACATGAATGTCGCTTCCGGATTTCCGAGGTTTGTAGAGCATGGTCGTTTAGAGACATCGACCTACCTTCAGGATGACACCATCTATCTGAAGATAAAGATTGGCCTCTttgaaaaagaagaagaagaagaagaccAATAAACCTTGGAAGCGATTTTGTATTTTCACATATCAACTCTCACATCTAACACAAACGAATGAGTTGATGCATCTTATGTTTCATTTGAATATCAAGTATAATAAAGCTTTGTAATTTTAACTTCAGTTTCAATATCGTTCTTTTGTTGTAATTATTGTACGgttattatttctttttgaaaaaaaacccccatcTCCACGTAATATTGaagattgaaa
This DNA window, taken from Pecten maximus chromosome 3, xPecMax1.1, whole genome shotgun sequence, encodes the following:
- the LOC117324350 gene encoding uncharacterized protein LOC117324350: MSDEGQNMQFPNLSIREGCWKCDGVLTDLTRLPNGLLVCERCHDELIGYKSRKNEILRANRKETLGRVRDVDIHNKEVAGRIADVIKKNNGEENLPDTFRPDPDSSNLRRPVTDMNVASGFPRFVEHGRLETSTYLQDDTIYLKIKIGLFEKEEEEEDQ